The Roseofilum capinflatum BLCC-M114 genome contains the following window.
GCGGCTTGGGCAAAGGCGAGTTGGTTTTGGGGGTTGGTGACGAAGAGGGCGAATTTGAGGGCGTTTTCGGGTTGAGCGGTTTGACGAGGGATGACTAGGTTCATGACGGCAACGTTGATTTTACCGGTGTTTCCGGTAATTTGGGGGGAACTTTGGGTCACTTCGGCTATGGTGGGGGCGTTGGTGGCGATCGCATTCATAAATTCTGCTCCAGAGAATAATAGCGCCACTTCTCCCGCTTGGTAGAGTTCAATGGCTCGTCGATGTCCCTGGGTTAGCACTTCCCTGGGTAACCAGCCTTTTTGGTATAAATCCACCCAATATTGAAAAGCGGCTTTGCCTTCAGGAGTGTTAAACGCAGCTTTTCCCTGCTCGTCTACTAACGTCACGCCCATTTGTACCAGGGACTCTAGAACCTCCGAGGAATCTTCGGGGACAAAGGTGACAAAAAAGGCGAATTTCCCCGTTTTTTCCTTGACTTGTTGGGCAACTTGGGCTAATTCAGCATAGGTTGTGGGGGATTCGGTAATGCCTGCTGCCTGCAAAATAGACTGATTATGGAGGGTGATCCGGGTGGTGAGATACCAGGGTAAACCAAACGTCATCTCGTTGAGGGTGTTGGCTTTCCAAATACCTGGCAAATAGAGATCGCGATCGCCCTCACTCAGGCTCTCTTCTA
Protein-coding sequences here:
- a CDS encoding ABC transporter substrate-binding protein; this translates as MLSFRRKSFWVWMAIAFCLTWLISCGAPQPNRSASGEVEFWTMQLQPKFTDYFNDLIAEFEGQNPGVTIRWVDVPWAAMESKILTAVAARTAPDVVNLNPNFASTLAARQAWLPLEESLSEGDRDLYLPGIWKANTLNEMTFGLPWYLTTRITLHNQSILQAAGITESPTTYAELAQVAQQVKEKTGKFAFFVTFVPEDSSEVLESLVQMGVTLVDEQGKAAFNTPEGKAAFQYWVDLYQKGWLPREVLTQGHRRAIELYQAGEVALLFSGAEFMNAIATNAPTIAEVTQSSPQITGNTGKINVAVMNLVIPRQTAQPENALKFALFVTNPQNQLAFAQAANVLPSTVKSVQEYQAQLKSTSQSTPVETARLISSQQLDSAEVLIPAMKGLTELKGAIYDNLQAAMLGEKTVDQALSDAAETWNSLSF